ATAGTATTTCCTCCACAGGCAATATTAAACCAGTAAAATGAACTATGCTGCACTTGATACATATTTAGAGCCATTACAAGGTATCTTTCAAGAGGAAGGCGTAAATGAAATATCAATAAATAAGCCAAAGGAAGTATGGATTGAAAATCGTGGTGAAATAAGGTGTGAAAAATTAGAGATATTCGACCTTAACCATTTAAAATCTCTTAGCAGACTGATTGCTCAAGCCACAGAACAAAAACTTAGCGAAGAAGCACCGCTGCTTTCAGCTACATTACCAAATGGTTATCGTATACAGATAGTATTTCCACCAGCATGTGAGTCTGATAAAGTAGTCATGTCAATTCGTAAACCTTCTACCATGCAATTAGCATTGGATGATTATGAAAAGATGGGGGCTTTTTCTGAAACTGTTATAGAAGTAACTGATGATCCAGTGGATCGTCACCTGGATTCACTGTTAAAGCAAAGAAGAATAAGAGAGTTTTTAGAATACGCTGTAATAAATAAAAAAAACATCATAATCAGTGGCGGAACTTCTACCGGTAAAACTACTTTTACTAACGCAACTTTGCGTACCATTCCAGCCGAAGAAAGAATTATTACTGTTGAAGATGCGAGGGAAATCGTTTTGAACGATCATCCAAATAGAGTACATCTGATTGCTTCTAAAGGAGGGCAGGGCAGGGCCAAAGTGACTACTCAAGATTTGATAGAAGCATGCTTACGTTTAAGGCCAGATAGAATAATAGTTGGTGAGCTCCGTGGAGCGGAAGCTTTTAGCTTTCTTAGGGCAATAAATACTGGTCACCCAGGATCAATATCAACCCTTCATGCGGATAGTCCAGCAATGGCCCTTGAGCAAATAAAACTGATGGTCATGCAGGCAAATCTTGGCATTCCTCCAGATCAAATCATACCATACATTAGAAATGTAATTGATATTGTTATTCAACTAAAAAGAACCAGTGGGGGGAAAAGAAGCATTTCTGAAATATTATTTACTAGATCATCGGATGAAAATGCTTAAATTTATACATAATGAGGAAGAGTAGTTTATGAGTAATGGAAATCATCTGCGCAACATTCTGATAGGGGGGGTTGTAGCTTTCAGTGTACTAGAATTTTGCTTCTATTTATCTGGTATATTGTTTTTTCTATTTGTTGATGGTCCAGATGGCGTAGACTTTAAAGCAATTAACCCTAGCTTGACGCCTTTTCCTCAAGCTCTTTGGCCAACAATTTTTGATCATATACAATATTGTTGGCGTCATCCAGAGTTGTATAGTCTTGAGCTCAAAATTAAGTTGATTGCATCTTCTGCGCTGCCTATTGTTGTCTTGATGATTATTTTGTGGAATTTAAGGGAAAGGGTAGTTGAGTGGCGGCCATTTAAAAAGAAAGAATCACTACACGGAGATTCGAAGTGGGCATCAGAGAAAGACATAAGAAAAGCCGGGTTAAGAAGCAAAAAAGGGCTATTGCTTGGTAAAGATAAAAGGGGCTACTTTATTGCTGAAGGGTTTCAACATGCATTGCTGTTTGCTCCTACGGGTTCGGGTAAAGGTGTTGGCTTTGTAATTCCTAATTTATTATTTTGGACTGACTCGGTAATTGTACACGACATAAAATTAGAAAACTATGAAATAACAAGTGGTTGGCGAGAACGGCAGAAGCAAAAGGTATATGTGTGGAATCCAGCACAGCCAGATGGAATAAGCCACTGTTATAATCCGCTACAGTGGATTAGTGAAAAACCCGGACAGATGGTTGATGATGTGCAGAAAATAGCTAACCTAATCATGCCTGAACAAGACTTTTGGCAAAATGAAGCAAGAAGCTTGTTTGTTGGAGTAGTATTGTACTTACTTGCTGCACCAGAGAAAGTTAAATCTTTTGGTGAAGTTGTGCGCACGATGCGTAGTGATGACGTGGTTTATAATCTCGCTGTTGCTCTTGATACAATGGGTAAAATAATACACCCTGTGGCGTACATGAACATTGCGGCTTTCTTGCAAAAAGCTGACAAAGAAAGATCAGGTGTCGTATCAACTATGAACTCATCACTTGAATTGTGGGCAAACCCATTGATTGATACTGCAACGGCGACAAGTGATTTTAATATTTTAGATTTTAAAAAGAAGAAAACTACAGTTTATGTCGGCTTAACTCCTGATAACTTAACTAGATTAAGACCTTTAATGCAAGTTTTCTACCAGCAAGCAACTGAGTTTTTGTGTAGAAAATTGCCATCGGATGATGAGCCTTATGGCGTATTGTTTTTGATGGACGAGTTTCCAACACTTGGAAAAATGGAGCAATTTCAAACCGGCATCGCATATTTTCGTGGTTACAGAGTCAGATTATTCTTAATTGTTCAAGATACTGAGCAGCTCAAAGGAATATACGAAGAGGCAGGGATGAACTCCTTTTTATCAAACTCAACGTATAGAATAACTTTTGCAGCCAACAACATTGAGACGGCTAATTTAATATCGCAACTTATAGGAAACAAAACTGTGCAACAAGAATCGTTGAATAAACCTAAATTTTTAGATTTGAATCCTGCTTCAAGATCGTTGCATATCTCTGAGACACAGAGAGCGTTGCTGCTGCCTCAAGAAATTATTATGTTGCCACGTGATGAGCAGATAATTTTAATAGAGTCGACTTATCCAATTAAATCAAAGAAGATTTTGTACTACAGTGATAGCACCTTTACGAGGAAGCTGCACAAATCAACTTTTGTGCCTACACAAGAGCAATATGATCCAAATAAAGTTTTTTCTGCTACTAACGAAGATAAAATTAGTAAAGAAGAGAATAATGCTATTGCAGGGCCTAGCGCTGCTGATTATCCTGTTGAAACTCAAACCGAAGATGCAGTATATGATGAATCAGAGATTAACGATGAGCTTAAAGAGGAAGATCTTGATGATGAAAATGTTGATGACAAGTTTGAAGATGAGGAAGATGACAGGTTTGATGATGAAGAGGATGAATTTGAAAGTGGTGATGAATTTCAAGAAGAAAAAGACGATGACGGGTTTGACGACGAAGAGGATGAATTTGAAGGTGGTGATAAATTTAAAGAAGAAAGAGACGATGATGGGTTTGATGACGAAGAGGATGAATTTGATGATGAAGATATTGACGACGAATTAAAAAATGATAACAAAGCCGAAGATAAAGGTTAATTTTACCTATTTTTTTGGCTCAGAAAACAAGTTATGCAAATCATTAAGCTTTTCACATTAAGCCATTTTTAATTAATTAGTATTAAATTATCTACTTTAAGTTAGGGGAGTAGTAAAATGAGTAATAAAAAAACATTAGCAGTTACAGCATTTGCTTTATTGTTGTCACAACAGTCTTTTGCAAGCGAAACAGAAGGATTTTACTTCGGTGGTGGATATCACGGCCAATTTTTTAATAGCATAGGTTCACTGAAAGTCGAAGCGGCTAAAGGAAGTAAACATGTGACTGTGGACGAAATGTATGTTCCGGACAAGGTAAAAGGTCAAAAACCAAGTGAGTACAAAGGAGACTATAATCCACCTTTTGCTGGGGGTATAGCGTTTGGTTATGAAGGAGAACTAGGTAACAACAGTTATAGAGCTGAATTAGAAGCAATGCATTCTTCTGTAAAAGCGGATAATGTTGGTTTAGAAGGTAACCAAATGGGTATATCGTACATAAAAACAATCAGTGGCAGCGATTATATGTATACTGCTAAAGTCGATAATGACCAAATTGGAAACACATCTGTGATGGCCAATGCCTACTATCATTTGAAGAATGACAGTTTCTCTTTTTCACCTTATGTTGGAGCTGGAGTCGGTTTAACAAGGATGAAGATGTTCGGAGCAGCATCAATAAGACCTGCATATCAATTAAAAGCTGGTCTTGATTATTCCATAAATGAAAATGTAAATATGCATGTTGGATATAGACATTTTGGTGCCTTTGGTACGGATCATGAGCTAAAAGCAGAAGAGCTAGGGCAAGTAAAAAAGGAAAGTGGAAAGTATGTATTGGATAAGGGTGCACACTCAAAAAGTGGTAGCGCAAAAATAACAGAGAACATAAAGATAGGCAGTGGATTATTTGCTGCACATGGTATAGAGGCTGGTCTTACTTTCCATTTTGCTAGTAAATCTTAAGGTACGTTGCTCTTTGGAGAAAATAAGCCTTTTGGTGTCGTTCCAGCGTGTAACG
This portion of the Wolbachia endosymbiont of Ctenocephalides felis wCfeF genome encodes:
- a CDS encoding Type IV secretion system protein VirB11; the encoded protein is MNYAALDTYLEPLQGIFQEEGVNEISINKPKEVWIENRGEIRCEKLEIFDLNHLKSLSRLIAQATEQKLSEEAPLLSATLPNGYRIQIVFPPACESDKVVMSIRKPSTMQLALDDYEKMGAFSETVIEVTDDPVDRHLDSLLKQRRIREFLEYAVINKKNIIISGGTSTGKTTFTNATLRTIPAEERIITVEDAREIVLNDHPNRVHLIASKGGQGRAKVTTQDLIEACLRLRPDRIIVGELRGAEAFSFLRAINTGHPGSISTLHADSPAMALEQIKLMVMQANLGIPPDQIIPYIRNVIDIVIQLKRTSGGKRSISEILFTRSSDENA
- a CDS encoding Protein VirD4 — protein: MSNGNHLRNILIGGVVAFSVLEFCFYLSGILFFLFVDGPDGVDFKAINPSLTPFPQALWPTIFDHIQYCWRHPELYSLELKIKLIASSALPIVVLMIILWNLRERVVEWRPFKKKESLHGDSKWASEKDIRKAGLRSKKGLLLGKDKRGYFIAEGFQHALLFAPTGSGKGVGFVIPNLLFWTDSVIVHDIKLENYEITSGWRERQKQKVYVWNPAQPDGISHCYNPLQWISEKPGQMVDDVQKIANLIMPEQDFWQNEARSLFVGVVLYLLAAPEKVKSFGEVVRTMRSDDVVYNLAVALDTMGKIIHPVAYMNIAAFLQKADKERSGVVSTMNSSLELWANPLIDTATATSDFNILDFKKKKTTVYVGLTPDNLTRLRPLMQVFYQQATEFLCRKLPSDDEPYGVLFLMDEFPTLGKMEQFQTGIAYFRGYRVRLFLIVQDTEQLKGIYEEAGMNSFLSNSTYRITFAANNIETANLISQLIGNKTVQQESLNKPKFLDLNPASRSLHISETQRALLLPQEIIMLPRDEQIILIESTYPIKSKKILYYSDSTFTRKLHKSTFVPTQEQYDPNKVFSATNEDKISKEENNAIAGPSAADYPVETQTEDAVYDESEINDELKEEDLDDENVDDKFEDEEDDRFDDEEDEFESGDEFQEEKDDDGFDDEEDEFEGGDKFKEERDDDGFDDEEDEFDDEDIDDELKNDNKAEDKG